DNA sequence from the Nodosilinea sp. FACHB-141 genome:
GCGGTGCTGGTGGTGCCCACTGGTATTGGGGCAGCGGTGGGCGGCTATGCAGGAGATGCGCTGCCGGTGGCGCGGGCGATCGCCTCAGTAGTCGATACCTTAATTACCCACCCCAACGTGATGAATGGGGCGCAGCTCTACTGGCCGCTGCCCAACGCCTGCTATGTAGAGGGCTATGGTCTAGACCAGTTCGCCTCCGGGCGCTGGGGGTTGCGCCCGGTGCATCGCAACCGCATCGGCCTAGTGCTAGATGCGGCGATTGAAGATGACTTGCGCTGGCGACATCTGCAAGCGGCGGATGCAGCTCGGGCCACTCTGGGCTTAGATTTGACCGATTATGTTGTTACCCATGCACCCTTGGGGGTGGAGCTGCGAAGGGCGGCATCGGGGGCAACCTGGGGCACAATTGGGCGGCCCGACAGTTTGCTGCGGGCGGCAGAGCGAGCGATCGCCGCTGGAGCCAATGCGATCGCCGTAGTAGCCCGCTTCCCTGAAGACACCGATGCTGAGACCCTGCAAGACTATCGCCAGGGCCACGGCGTAGACCCCTTGGCAGGAGCTGAGGCGGTGATTAGCCATCTGGTGGTGCGCACCCTGCAAGTGCCTTGCGCCCACGCCCCAGCCCTGAGCCCGCTGCCGCTAGATCCGTCGATTTCGCCGAAGTCTGCGGCCGAGGAACTGGGCTACACGTTTTTGCCGTGTGTGCTGGCGGGGCTGAGCCGAGCGCCACAATTCGTGACCGGGCCAACCTTGAGACAGTCTGGCTCCACCCTTTGGGCGGACCAAGTTGACGCCATTGTGGTGCCTGCCAGCGCTTGTGGGGGCAGTGCCCTGCTGAGCCTGGGGCGGCGATCGCTGGCGATCGCCGTCGAGGCCAACTCCACCGCCCTCGATGTCAGCCCCGAAGCTCTCGGCATACCGGCGGTGCGGGTGTCGTCTTACCTAGAGGCGGTGGGGCTACTGGCGGCCCATCGGGCGGGCGTACATCCCCAAGCGCTGACCGCCCAGGTGCCGCGAATTCAAGCTTTGGGCTCTCCCCAAGCTGGTTCTTCCTTTGGGCGGATAGAAAACATCTCCCCAGTTTCTACAATTGCACCTGGAGGAGGCTGAGCGGGCCAACATCCTACTGTCAACTTATTGTGGAAAAAAGGCTGCCGATCGCCCATGGTAACAACCCC
Encoded proteins:
- a CDS encoding DUF3326 domain-containing protein is translated as MNSPNPSRRPYTAVLVVPTGIGAAVGGYAGDALPVARAIASVVDTLITHPNVMNGAQLYWPLPNACYVEGYGLDQFASGRWGLRPVHRNRIGLVLDAAIEDDLRWRHLQAADAARATLGLDLTDYVVTHAPLGVELRRAASGATWGTIGRPDSLLRAAERAIAAGANAIAVVARFPEDTDAETLQDYRQGHGVDPLAGAEAVISHLVVRTLQVPCAHAPALSPLPLDPSISPKSAAEELGYTFLPCVLAGLSRAPQFVTGPTLRQSGSTLWADQVDAIVVPASACGGSALLSLGRRSLAIAVEANSTALDVSPEALGIPAVRVSSYLEAVGLLAAHRAGVHPQALTAQVPRIQALGSPQAGSSFGRIENISPVSTIAPGGG